In a single window of the Coffea eugenioides isolate CCC68of chromosome 3, Ceug_1.0, whole genome shotgun sequence genome:
- the LOC113765392 gene encoding uncharacterized protein LOC113765392, translated as MVAEPWLIKMGNQVSGSFKNSLALENPKKSSSGNKKQGQQEKKIIGILSFEVANVMSKIIYLHKSLADSEIFKLKNEILNSEGIKKVVSDEETRLLELALVEKLDDLQRVASVVSRLGKKCTIPALQGFEHVYGDIMSGVIDVKELGFLVKDMEGRVRKMERYVSFTANLYHEMEVLNELEIATKKFQQNQHEESRKAFEQKLVWQKQDVRHLKDVSLWNQAYDKVVELLARTVCTIYARIALVFGDAILRRDSLNGTVSGPQVGFSGSLCHMKQDYEAKSGQINGECGVQVGTDLMKQTLSKSVGNHHSGLMEKKVLENKGVNYDRPKAGMQRSEAGLFSPEDFNFTCGIGPGRLFMECLSLSSSTSKVDDDDDDTVNYDRSSQISSCCSVANGLKREHPALSGLLSRSVSGDPRKLQSNVANGAKFGSKSKLFVYAPDCTVGGSALALHYANVIIVIEKLLRYPHLVGEEARDDLYQMLPTSLRKTLKSKLKAYVKDLAIYDAPLAHDWKERLDEILKWLAPMAHNMIRWQSERNFEQQQIVTKTNVLLLQTLYFADQAKTEAAICELLVGLNYICRYEHQQNALLDCASSFDFEDCMEWQTQLRASFQS; from the coding sequence ATGGTGGCGGAGCCTTGGTTAATAAAGATGGGAAATCAGGTAAGTGGCAGTTTCAAGAATTCTTTAGCTCTGGAAAATCCCAAAAAATCATCTTCTGGTAATAAAAAACAAGGTCAGCAAGAGAAGAAAATTATTGGGATTCTTTCATTCGAAGTTGCTAATGTGATGTCTAAGATTATTTATCTTCATAAATCTTTAGCTGATAGTGAAATTTTTAAGCTTAAAAATGAGATCTTGAATTCTGAAGGGATAAAGAAAGTAGTTTCTGATGAGGAAACAAGGCTTTTAGAATTAGCCCTTGTTGAAAAACTTGATGATTTGCAAAGGGTTGCTAGTGTTGTATCTAGGTTGGGAAAGAAATGTACAATACCTGCTCTGCAGGGTTTTGAGCATGTTTATGGGGATATTATGTCTGGGGTGATTGATGTAAAGGAATTGGGATTTTTGGTTAAGGATATGGAGGGAAGAGTGAGGAAAATGGAAAGATATGTCAGTTTTACAGCTAATTTATACCATGAAATGGAGGTTCTTAATGAGTTGGAAATTGCCACTAAGAAGTTTCAACAGAACCAACATGAAGAGAGTAGGAAGGCCTTTGAGCAGAAGTTAGTTTGGCAGAAACAGGATGTTAGGCATTTGAAGGATGTGTCCCTTTGGAATCAGGCTTATGATAAGGTTGTAGAGTTGTTGGCTAGAACTGTTTGTACAATTTATGCAAGGATTGCTTTGGTTTTTGGGGATGCGATTTTaaggagggattctttgaatgGTACAGTTTCAGGGCCACAGGTTGGTTTTAGTGGGAGTTTATGTCATATGAAGCAAGATTATGAAGCAAAATCGGGCCAGATAAACGGTGAGTGTGGTGTTCAGGTAGGGACTGACTTGATGAAACAAACTTTGAGCAAGAGTGTTGGTAATCATCATTCTGGACTGATGGAAAAGAAGGTGTTGGAGAATAAAGGTGTCAACTATGATAGGCCAAAGGCTGGAATGCAGCGAAGTGAAGCTGGCTTATTTAGTCCTGAGGATTTTAACTTCACTTGTGGGATAGGGCCTGGAAGGTTGTTTATGGAATGCCTTAGCTTGAGCAGTTCTACCTCAAAAGTAGATGATGACGATGATGATACAGTTAATTACGATCGATCTAGTCAAATTTCCAGCTGTTGCAGTGTTGCAAATGGTTTGAAGAGGGAGCATCCTGCACTCTCAGGTTTATTGAGTCGGTCCGTCAGTGGAGATCCAAGGAAACTTCAAAGTAATGTGGCAAACGGTGCAAAATTTGGCTCCAAAAGTAAGCTGTTTGTTTATGCTCCTGACTGCACTGTTGGAGGCTCTGCTCTAGCCCTGCATTATGCAAATGTTATCATCGTGATAGAGAAGCTGCTCCGTTATCCACATTTGGTTGGTGAGGAAGCCAGGGATGACCTCTATCAGATGCTGCCAACAAGCTTAAGAAAAACTTTGAAGAGTAAACTGAAAGCTTATGTGAAAGACTTAGCTATCTATGATGCTCCTCTGGCCCATGATTGGAAGGAAAGGCTTGATGAGATACTGAAGTGGCTTGCCCCCATGGCGCATAACATGATCAGGTGGCAAAGCGAACGTAATTTTGAGCAGCAGCAGATAGTTACCAAGACAAATGTGCTGTTGCTCCAAACCTTGTACTTTGCTGACCAGGCAAAGACGGAGGCTGCAATCTGTGAGCTACTGGTTGGTTTGAACTACATATGCCGCTATGAGCATCAGCAAAACGCTCTATTGGATTGTGCAAGCAGTTTCGATTTTGAGGACTGTATGGAGTGGCAAACGCAACTTCGGGCTTCTTTTCAATCTTGA